A genomic window from Bombus pyrosoma isolate SC7728 linkage group LG8, ASM1482585v1, whole genome shotgun sequence includes:
- the LOC122570080 gene encoding serine/threonine-protein kinase 11-interacting protein isoform X2, translating to MSKIQNEAIMQEIMVLGKLLHQNGEKVLNASGKLSLSTTLLYNLNEAFSLIVDGCENLEASFQVCNSSKIDIFRDLKFLHDFVQKTIGLKVTYCPSNPKIPIDITKFRCLKYLELKKINIDTVKGLRGVRGQLESIVCTGRKGVCTVKQLLVNCGGDTGVGFVWGSLKHLALPHNALEKLDTSLELVPWLQVIDLSHNLITSADELSCLPNLKHVNLGYNKLETVPTFNEAASRLLQVLVLKNNYIESLNGLQSLECLTALDLSYNCLMEHSVLWPLEKMSALLWVSLKGNPLSYHPKHRLLSIKHLHPCLSDSKLVVDHSSLSRLEKQIIAENRFFIVRSEKSVSNELLNSVSNSLNSSSLLTSINTSTISDFVAGTSAEGTGSMEKSFSKSKKKSNIKEAVIAEVEQEKDDLKAGRSISCLEISKGHLETKKQILEIRRRYGEDKWLSSQAGTFVQDIMGIQPPTYSITSEFTIENLNTKDIVHSIEDSVNLLMKDTHIELNDKSESLKQEINEFNDEKNGSKVLTEEENVSEVLLNNDTSVLENLSEPPYDPEQEVGNLYRVKKRKNSNELEDLFLIITTHVIRERDSLTGKLRCCWSTSSVLSCVLGRSEPVTVDIIFDTTREHRQNRRYFVELNIAKEIVQIINERIEKRTILLKVFKCMKCSTHFSQDSEYIFISSSASGTNQLKCPTCGSTLVIETDELSMLDMENDTSKGLLESVTKNQHSENPVKTNLQHSESSSSIGGAGVRAISVTTFLVHSDSHIQAQVRCSATSLEESRESTPSANVLDKKYESDIEVLSNPSESSIEVLDDGSRKRSSEERRAAVAPCLLTIPDAAPIMTGLTESSSSGSLTNSICTAYENKAMRQINADEKSLSNNDKETKSTPVTNLTSMLGGLLQSIKIGSNKSLELKTEETSHLMDSNIQYSYADFSSIDHRIKLHIILNIFEHENEELILLLRAEILMQNTKDTFPGCVVLSTSKVYILKIVGPEGEDPQRWLHKEISWTIDRLRRFSPIPFKQGVLIELEQPNKTNDELNSTITFLCVLQDLQRTLNFLLYVTDFLLPPICEEVELKISEHCTSLMHELLKNCKNYQDKDTVRHLALFSSALLKYQDLEIQLKLSSLIVTTSVLVICNMQWLLPGNKELPQIIREQAMSNLIGVEHYSSSITLNFLDEIIGQEERWVLDFVSMSAAEIVITSIRSPWEELFSIPLQNMVCKSQDSENA from the exons ATgagtaaaattcaaaatgaagCTATTATGCAAGAGATAATGGTACTTGGAAAGCTCCTGCAtcagaatggagaaaaagtattaaatgcATCTGGCAAACTCTCTTTGTCAACTActttactatataatttaaatgaagCCTTTTCTCTGATCGTTGATGGATGTGAAAATTTAGAAGCTTCATTTCAAGTATGCAACAGCTCAAAAATTGACATATTCCGTGACCTGAAATTTCTACATGACTTTGTGCAGAAGACAATTGGACTAAAAGTGACTTATTGTCCAAGCAATCCTAAGATACCCATTGATATTACTAAATTTAGGTGTTTGAAATAtctagaattaaaaaaaattaacattgatACTGTAAAAGGACTCAGAGGTGTTAGAGGCCAACTTGAAAGCATTGTTTGTACTGGTAGAAAAGGAGTTTGTACTGTAAAACAACTCTTgg TAAATTGTGGTGGTGATACTGGTGTTGGGTTTGTATGGGGTTCTTTGAAACATTTGGCATTACCACACAATGCTCTTGAAAAATTGGATACATCTTTAGAGTTAGTACCATGGTTACAAGTAATAGATTTAAGTCATAACTTGATAACATCTGCAGATGAATTATCTTGTTTGCCAAATTTAAAACATGTAAATCTTGGATATAATAAACTTGAAACAGTACCCACCTTTAATGAAGCTGCATCACGTTTATTACAAGTACTAGTTCTGAAGAATAATTACATAGAAAGTTTAAATG GTTTGCAAAGTTTGGAATGTTTAACAGCATTAGATTTATCTTACAATTGTTTAATGGAACATTCAGTCTTGTGGCCTTTAGAGAAAATGTCTGCTTTGTTATGGGTATCCTTAAAAGGCAATCCCTTATCATATCATCCAAAACATCGATTATTATCCATAAAACATTTACATCCATGTTTGAGTGATAGCAAG TTGGTTGTAGATCATTCATCACTTTCAAGATTAGAGAAGCAAATTATTGCAGAAAATCGATTCTTTATCGTCAGATCTGAGAAATCCGTGTCGAACGAGTTACTCAACTCAGTGTCAAATTCCTTAAATTCTAGTAGTTTACTTACATCTATTAACACGTCTACGATTAGTGATTTTGTAGCAGGAACATCTGCAGAAGGGACAGGTAGCATGGAAAAAAGTTTttctaaaagtaaaaagaaatcaaacatAAAGGAAGCAGTTATCGCGGAAGTCGAGCAAGAAAAAGATGATTTAAAAGCAGGTCGTAGTATTTCTTGCTTAg aaatttcgaaaggacatttagaaacaaaaaaacaaattttggaGATACGAAGAAGATATGGAGAAGATAAATGGTTAAGTAGTCAAGCTGGCACATTTGTTCAAGATATTATGGGAATACAACCTCCGACATACTCAATAACATCGGAAtttacgatagaaaatttgaacacTAAAGATATTGTACATAGTATTGAAGATTCTGTGAATCTTTTGATGAAAGATACACACAttgaattaaacgataaatctGAATCTTTAAAGcaagaaattaatgaatttaacgACGAAAAGAATGGAAGTAAAGTATTAACCGAAGAAGAGAATGTTTCCGAGGTTTTATTGAACAATGACACAAGCGTTCTTGAGAATCTATCAGAGCCTCCTTATGATCCAGAACAAG AAGTTGGGAATTTGTACCGggttaaaaaaaggaaaaattcaaacgaattggaagatttgtttttaataataacaacaca tgTTATTCGAGAGAGAGATTCACTTACTGGGAAACTGAGATGCTGTTGGTCAACAAGTTCTGTATTATCGTGTGTACTTGGTAGAAGTGAACCAGTGACAGTagatataattttcgataCCACACGCGAACATCGTCAAAACAGGAGATATTTCGTAGAACTAAACATTGCAAaa GAAATAgttcaaataattaacgagagaatagaaaaaagaacgatattgttgaaagtttttaaatgtatgaaatGTTCAACTCACTTTTCCCAAGATtcagaatatattttcataagttCATCTGCATCAG GTACAAACCAATTGAAATGTCCCACCTGTGGAAGTACTTTAGTTATAGAAACAGACGAATTATCGATGTTGGATATGGAAAATGATACTTCTAAAGGTTTATTGGAAAGCGTAACCAAAAATCAACATTCTGAGAATCCAGTAAAAACCAATCTACAACATTCTGAATCTTCTTCTAGTATTG GTGGAGCGGGGGTACGAGCTATATCCGTCACCACCTTTTTGGTGCACTCCGACTCTCACATCCAAGCTCAAGTCCGCT GTTCAGCAACAAGTTTAGAGGAATCAAGAGAATCAACACCATCTGCAAATGTactagataaaaaatatgaaagtgaTATAGAAGTACTCAGCAATCCAAGTGAAAGTAGCATTGAAGTTCTAGATGATGGGTCAag AAAGCGTTCTTCGGAGGAAAGACGTGCTGCAGTTGCTCCATGTCTTTTAACAATACCAGATGCAGCACCAATCATGACTGGTTTAACAGAGAGTAGCTCTTCAG GTTCTTTAACGAATAGTATTTGTACTGCATATGAAAACAAAGCAATGAGACAAATTAATGCAGATGAAAAATCCCTTAGTAATAATGATAAAGAGACCAAATCTACGCCAGTAACAAATTTAACTTCTATGCTAGGAg GACTACTTCAGAGTATAAAAATTGGCAGTAATAAATCATTAGAGCtaaaaacggaagaaacatCGCATTTAATGGATAGTAATATCCAGTATTCTTATGCGGATTTTAGTAGTATAGATCATAGAATAAAACtacatatcattttaaatatatttgaacatGAAAACGAAGAGCTTATTCTTCTTCTCAGG gCAGAGATCCTAAtgcaaaatacaaaagataCATTTCCTGGTTGTGTGGTTTTATCTACGTCGAAAgtttatattcttaaaattgttGGACCAGAAGg AGAAGACCCACAACGCTGGTTGCATAAAGAAATTAGCTGGACTATAGATAGATTAAGACGTTTCTCTCCGATACCATTTAAGCAAGGCGTCCTGATTGAATTAGAACAACCTAACAAAACGAATGACGAATTGAATTCtactattacatttttatgcgttttacAAGACTTACAAAGAACGCTCAACTTTTTGCTTTATGTTACTG ATTTTTTATTACCACCGATTTGTGAAGAAGTCGAACTCAAAATATCAGAACATTGTACTTCTTTAAtgcatgaattattaaaaaattgcaaaaactACCAAGATAAAGATACTGTTAGGCATCTTGCTTTATTCTCTTCTGCCTTGTTAAAATATCAAGACCTCGAAATTCAACTGAAATTATCAAGCTTAATAGTGACTACTTCCGTCTTGGTAATATGCAATATGCAGTGGCTTCTTCCAGGCAACAAGGAGTTGCCACAGATAATAAGAGAACAAGCAATGAGCAATTTGATTGGAGTT GAACATTATAGCTCTTCAATAACTTTGAATTTCTTAGATGAAATAATAGGACAAGAGGAAAGGTGGGTTTTAGACTTTGTTTCTATGAGTGCTGCTGAAATAGTCATTACTTCCATACGGTCTCCATGGGAGGAACTGTTTTCAATTCCCTTACAAAATATGGTTTGCAAATCACAAGATAGCGAAAACGCATAG
- the LOC122570080 gene encoding serine/threonine-protein kinase 11-interacting protein isoform X4 — translation MSKIQNEAIMQEIMVLGKLLHQNGEKVLNASGKLSLSTTLLYNLNEAFSLIVDGCENLEASFQVCNSSKIDIFRDLKFLHDFVQKTIGLKVTYCPSNPKIPIDITKFRCLKYLELKKINIDTVKGLRGVRGQLESIVCTGRKGVCTVKQLLVNCGGDTGVGFVWGSLKHLALPHNALEKLDTSLELVPWLQVIDLSHNLITSADELSCLPNLKHVNLGYNKLETVPTFNEAASRLLQVLVLKNNYIESLNGLQSLECLTALDLSYNCLMEHSVLWPLEKMSALLWVSLKGNPLSYHPKHRLLSIKHLHPCLSDSKLVVDHSSLSRLEKQIIAENRFFIVRSEKSVSNELLNSVSNSLNSSSLLTSINTSTISDFVAGTSAEGTGSMEKSFSKSKKKSNIKEAVIAEVEQEKDDLKAGRSISCLEISKGHLETKKQILEIRRRYGEDKWLSSQAGTFVQDIMGIQPPTYSITSEFTIENLNTKDIVHSIEDSVNLLMKDTHIELNDKSESLKQEINEFNDEKNGSKVLTEEENVSEVLLNNDTSVLENLSEPPYDPEQEVGNLYRVKKRKNSNELEDLFLIITTHVIRERDSLTGKLRCCWSTSSVLSCVLGRSEPVTVDIIFDTTREHRQNRRYFVELNIAKEIVQIINERIEKRTILLKVFKCMKCSTHFSQDSEYIFISSSASGTNQLKCPTCGSTLVIETDELSMLDMENDTSKGLLESVTKNQHSENPVKTNLQHSESSSSIGGAGVRAISVTTFLVHSDSHIQAQVRCSATSLEESRESTPSANVLDKKYESDIEVLSNPSESSIEVLDDGSRTHLTPHRKRSSEERRAAVAPCLLTIPDAAPIMTGLTESSSSGSLTNSICTAYENKAMRQINADEKSLSNNDKETKSTPVTNLTSMLGGLLQSIKIGSNKSLELKTEETSHLMDSNIQYSYADFSSIDHRIKLHIILNIFEHENEELILLLRAEILMQNTKDTFPGCVVLSTSKVYILKIVGPEGFFITTDL, via the exons ATgagtaaaattcaaaatgaagCTATTATGCAAGAGATAATGGTACTTGGAAAGCTCCTGCAtcagaatggagaaaaagtattaaatgcATCTGGCAAACTCTCTTTGTCAACTActttactatataatttaaatgaagCCTTTTCTCTGATCGTTGATGGATGTGAAAATTTAGAAGCTTCATTTCAAGTATGCAACAGCTCAAAAATTGACATATTCCGTGACCTGAAATTTCTACATGACTTTGTGCAGAAGACAATTGGACTAAAAGTGACTTATTGTCCAAGCAATCCTAAGATACCCATTGATATTACTAAATTTAGGTGTTTGAAATAtctagaattaaaaaaaattaacattgatACTGTAAAAGGACTCAGAGGTGTTAGAGGCCAACTTGAAAGCATTGTTTGTACTGGTAGAAAAGGAGTTTGTACTGTAAAACAACTCTTgg TAAATTGTGGTGGTGATACTGGTGTTGGGTTTGTATGGGGTTCTTTGAAACATTTGGCATTACCACACAATGCTCTTGAAAAATTGGATACATCTTTAGAGTTAGTACCATGGTTACAAGTAATAGATTTAAGTCATAACTTGATAACATCTGCAGATGAATTATCTTGTTTGCCAAATTTAAAACATGTAAATCTTGGATATAATAAACTTGAAACAGTACCCACCTTTAATGAAGCTGCATCACGTTTATTACAAGTACTAGTTCTGAAGAATAATTACATAGAAAGTTTAAATG GTTTGCAAAGTTTGGAATGTTTAACAGCATTAGATTTATCTTACAATTGTTTAATGGAACATTCAGTCTTGTGGCCTTTAGAGAAAATGTCTGCTTTGTTATGGGTATCCTTAAAAGGCAATCCCTTATCATATCATCCAAAACATCGATTATTATCCATAAAACATTTACATCCATGTTTGAGTGATAGCAAG TTGGTTGTAGATCATTCATCACTTTCAAGATTAGAGAAGCAAATTATTGCAGAAAATCGATTCTTTATCGTCAGATCTGAGAAATCCGTGTCGAACGAGTTACTCAACTCAGTGTCAAATTCCTTAAATTCTAGTAGTTTACTTACATCTATTAACACGTCTACGATTAGTGATTTTGTAGCAGGAACATCTGCAGAAGGGACAGGTAGCATGGAAAAAAGTTTttctaaaagtaaaaagaaatcaaacatAAAGGAAGCAGTTATCGCGGAAGTCGAGCAAGAAAAAGATGATTTAAAAGCAGGTCGTAGTATTTCTTGCTTAg aaatttcgaaaggacatttagaaacaaaaaaacaaattttggaGATACGAAGAAGATATGGAGAAGATAAATGGTTAAGTAGTCAAGCTGGCACATTTGTTCAAGATATTATGGGAATACAACCTCCGACATACTCAATAACATCGGAAtttacgatagaaaatttgaacacTAAAGATATTGTACATAGTATTGAAGATTCTGTGAATCTTTTGATGAAAGATACACACAttgaattaaacgataaatctGAATCTTTAAAGcaagaaattaatgaatttaacgACGAAAAGAATGGAAGTAAAGTATTAACCGAAGAAGAGAATGTTTCCGAGGTTTTATTGAACAATGACACAAGCGTTCTTGAGAATCTATCAGAGCCTCCTTATGATCCAGAACAAG AAGTTGGGAATTTGTACCGggttaaaaaaaggaaaaattcaaacgaattggaagatttgtttttaataataacaacaca tgTTATTCGAGAGAGAGATTCACTTACTGGGAAACTGAGATGCTGTTGGTCAACAAGTTCTGTATTATCGTGTGTACTTGGTAGAAGTGAACCAGTGACAGTagatataattttcgataCCACACGCGAACATCGTCAAAACAGGAGATATTTCGTAGAACTAAACATTGCAAaa GAAATAgttcaaataattaacgagagaatagaaaaaagaacgatattgttgaaagtttttaaatgtatgaaatGTTCAACTCACTTTTCCCAAGATtcagaatatattttcataagttCATCTGCATCAG GTACAAACCAATTGAAATGTCCCACCTGTGGAAGTACTTTAGTTATAGAAACAGACGAATTATCGATGTTGGATATGGAAAATGATACTTCTAAAGGTTTATTGGAAAGCGTAACCAAAAATCAACATTCTGAGAATCCAGTAAAAACCAATCTACAACATTCTGAATCTTCTTCTAGTATTG GTGGAGCGGGGGTACGAGCTATATCCGTCACCACCTTTTTGGTGCACTCCGACTCTCACATCCAAGCTCAAGTCCGCT GTTCAGCAACAAGTTTAGAGGAATCAAGAGAATCAACACCATCTGCAAATGTactagataaaaaatatgaaagtgaTATAGAAGTACTCAGCAATCCAAGTGAAAGTAGCATTGAAGTTCTAGATGATGGGTCAag AACACATCTTACACCACATAGAAAGCGTTCTTCGGAGGAAAGACGTGCTGCAGTTGCTCCATGTCTTTTAACAATACCAGATGCAGCACCAATCATGACTGGTTTAACAGAGAGTAGCTCTTCAG GTTCTTTAACGAATAGTATTTGTACTGCATATGAAAACAAAGCAATGAGACAAATTAATGCAGATGAAAAATCCCTTAGTAATAATGATAAAGAGACCAAATCTACGCCAGTAACAAATTTAACTTCTATGCTAGGAg GACTACTTCAGAGTATAAAAATTGGCAGTAATAAATCATTAGAGCtaaaaacggaagaaacatCGCATTTAATGGATAGTAATATCCAGTATTCTTATGCGGATTTTAGTAGTATAGATCATAGAATAAAACtacatatcattttaaatatatttgaacatGAAAACGAAGAGCTTATTCTTCTTCTCAGG gCAGAGATCCTAAtgcaaaatacaaaagataCATTTCCTGGTTGTGTGGTTTTATCTACGTCGAAAgtttatattcttaaaattgttGGACCAGAAGg ATTTTTTATTACCACCGATTTGTGA
- the LOC122570080 gene encoding serine/threonine-protein kinase 11-interacting protein isoform X1: MSKIQNEAIMQEIMVLGKLLHQNGEKVLNASGKLSLSTTLLYNLNEAFSLIVDGCENLEASFQVCNSSKIDIFRDLKFLHDFVQKTIGLKVTYCPSNPKIPIDITKFRCLKYLELKKINIDTVKGLRGVRGQLESIVCTGRKGVCTVKQLLVNCGGDTGVGFVWGSLKHLALPHNALEKLDTSLELVPWLQVIDLSHNLITSADELSCLPNLKHVNLGYNKLETVPTFNEAASRLLQVLVLKNNYIESLNGLQSLECLTALDLSYNCLMEHSVLWPLEKMSALLWVSLKGNPLSYHPKHRLLSIKHLHPCLSDSKLVVDHSSLSRLEKQIIAENRFFIVRSEKSVSNELLNSVSNSLNSSSLLTSINTSTISDFVAGTSAEGTGSMEKSFSKSKKKSNIKEAVIAEVEQEKDDLKAGRSISCLEISKGHLETKKQILEIRRRYGEDKWLSSQAGTFVQDIMGIQPPTYSITSEFTIENLNTKDIVHSIEDSVNLLMKDTHIELNDKSESLKQEINEFNDEKNGSKVLTEEENVSEVLLNNDTSVLENLSEPPYDPEQEVGNLYRVKKRKNSNELEDLFLIITTHVIRERDSLTGKLRCCWSTSSVLSCVLGRSEPVTVDIIFDTTREHRQNRRYFVELNIAKEIVQIINERIEKRTILLKVFKCMKCSTHFSQDSEYIFISSSASGTNQLKCPTCGSTLVIETDELSMLDMENDTSKGLLESVTKNQHSENPVKTNLQHSESSSSIGGAGVRAISVTTFLVHSDSHIQAQVRCSATSLEESRESTPSANVLDKKYESDIEVLSNPSESSIEVLDDGSRTHLTPHRKRSSEERRAAVAPCLLTIPDAAPIMTGLTESSSSGSLTNSICTAYENKAMRQINADEKSLSNNDKETKSTPVTNLTSMLGGLLQSIKIGSNKSLELKTEETSHLMDSNIQYSYADFSSIDHRIKLHIILNIFEHENEELILLLRAEILMQNTKDTFPGCVVLSTSKVYILKIVGPEGEDPQRWLHKEISWTIDRLRRFSPIPFKQGVLIELEQPNKTNDELNSTITFLCVLQDLQRTLNFLLYVTDFLLPPICEEVELKISEHCTSLMHELLKNCKNYQDKDTVRHLALFSSALLKYQDLEIQLKLSSLIVTTSVLVICNMQWLLPGNKELPQIIREQAMSNLIGVEHYSSSITLNFLDEIIGQEERWVLDFVSMSAAEIVITSIRSPWEELFSIPLQNMVCKSQDSENA; this comes from the exons ATgagtaaaattcaaaatgaagCTATTATGCAAGAGATAATGGTACTTGGAAAGCTCCTGCAtcagaatggagaaaaagtattaaatgcATCTGGCAAACTCTCTTTGTCAACTActttactatataatttaaatgaagCCTTTTCTCTGATCGTTGATGGATGTGAAAATTTAGAAGCTTCATTTCAAGTATGCAACAGCTCAAAAATTGACATATTCCGTGACCTGAAATTTCTACATGACTTTGTGCAGAAGACAATTGGACTAAAAGTGACTTATTGTCCAAGCAATCCTAAGATACCCATTGATATTACTAAATTTAGGTGTTTGAAATAtctagaattaaaaaaaattaacattgatACTGTAAAAGGACTCAGAGGTGTTAGAGGCCAACTTGAAAGCATTGTTTGTACTGGTAGAAAAGGAGTTTGTACTGTAAAACAACTCTTgg TAAATTGTGGTGGTGATACTGGTGTTGGGTTTGTATGGGGTTCTTTGAAACATTTGGCATTACCACACAATGCTCTTGAAAAATTGGATACATCTTTAGAGTTAGTACCATGGTTACAAGTAATAGATTTAAGTCATAACTTGATAACATCTGCAGATGAATTATCTTGTTTGCCAAATTTAAAACATGTAAATCTTGGATATAATAAACTTGAAACAGTACCCACCTTTAATGAAGCTGCATCACGTTTATTACAAGTACTAGTTCTGAAGAATAATTACATAGAAAGTTTAAATG GTTTGCAAAGTTTGGAATGTTTAACAGCATTAGATTTATCTTACAATTGTTTAATGGAACATTCAGTCTTGTGGCCTTTAGAGAAAATGTCTGCTTTGTTATGGGTATCCTTAAAAGGCAATCCCTTATCATATCATCCAAAACATCGATTATTATCCATAAAACATTTACATCCATGTTTGAGTGATAGCAAG TTGGTTGTAGATCATTCATCACTTTCAAGATTAGAGAAGCAAATTATTGCAGAAAATCGATTCTTTATCGTCAGATCTGAGAAATCCGTGTCGAACGAGTTACTCAACTCAGTGTCAAATTCCTTAAATTCTAGTAGTTTACTTACATCTATTAACACGTCTACGATTAGTGATTTTGTAGCAGGAACATCTGCAGAAGGGACAGGTAGCATGGAAAAAAGTTTttctaaaagtaaaaagaaatcaaacatAAAGGAAGCAGTTATCGCGGAAGTCGAGCAAGAAAAAGATGATTTAAAAGCAGGTCGTAGTATTTCTTGCTTAg aaatttcgaaaggacatttagaaacaaaaaaacaaattttggaGATACGAAGAAGATATGGAGAAGATAAATGGTTAAGTAGTCAAGCTGGCACATTTGTTCAAGATATTATGGGAATACAACCTCCGACATACTCAATAACATCGGAAtttacgatagaaaatttgaacacTAAAGATATTGTACATAGTATTGAAGATTCTGTGAATCTTTTGATGAAAGATACACACAttgaattaaacgataaatctGAATCTTTAAAGcaagaaattaatgaatttaacgACGAAAAGAATGGAAGTAAAGTATTAACCGAAGAAGAGAATGTTTCCGAGGTTTTATTGAACAATGACACAAGCGTTCTTGAGAATCTATCAGAGCCTCCTTATGATCCAGAACAAG AAGTTGGGAATTTGTACCGggttaaaaaaaggaaaaattcaaacgaattggaagatttgtttttaataataacaacaca tgTTATTCGAGAGAGAGATTCACTTACTGGGAAACTGAGATGCTGTTGGTCAACAAGTTCTGTATTATCGTGTGTACTTGGTAGAAGTGAACCAGTGACAGTagatataattttcgataCCACACGCGAACATCGTCAAAACAGGAGATATTTCGTAGAACTAAACATTGCAAaa GAAATAgttcaaataattaacgagagaatagaaaaaagaacgatattgttgaaagtttttaaatgtatgaaatGTTCAACTCACTTTTCCCAAGATtcagaatatattttcataagttCATCTGCATCAG GTACAAACCAATTGAAATGTCCCACCTGTGGAAGTACTTTAGTTATAGAAACAGACGAATTATCGATGTTGGATATGGAAAATGATACTTCTAAAGGTTTATTGGAAAGCGTAACCAAAAATCAACATTCTGAGAATCCAGTAAAAACCAATCTACAACATTCTGAATCTTCTTCTAGTATTG GTGGAGCGGGGGTACGAGCTATATCCGTCACCACCTTTTTGGTGCACTCCGACTCTCACATCCAAGCTCAAGTCCGCT GTTCAGCAACAAGTTTAGAGGAATCAAGAGAATCAACACCATCTGCAAATGTactagataaaaaatatgaaagtgaTATAGAAGTACTCAGCAATCCAAGTGAAAGTAGCATTGAAGTTCTAGATGATGGGTCAag AACACATCTTACACCACATAGAAAGCGTTCTTCGGAGGAAAGACGTGCTGCAGTTGCTCCATGTCTTTTAACAATACCAGATGCAGCACCAATCATGACTGGTTTAACAGAGAGTAGCTCTTCAG GTTCTTTAACGAATAGTATTTGTACTGCATATGAAAACAAAGCAATGAGACAAATTAATGCAGATGAAAAATCCCTTAGTAATAATGATAAAGAGACCAAATCTACGCCAGTAACAAATTTAACTTCTATGCTAGGAg GACTACTTCAGAGTATAAAAATTGGCAGTAATAAATCATTAGAGCtaaaaacggaagaaacatCGCATTTAATGGATAGTAATATCCAGTATTCTTATGCGGATTTTAGTAGTATAGATCATAGAATAAAACtacatatcattttaaatatatttgaacatGAAAACGAAGAGCTTATTCTTCTTCTCAGG gCAGAGATCCTAAtgcaaaatacaaaagataCATTTCCTGGTTGTGTGGTTTTATCTACGTCGAAAgtttatattcttaaaattgttGGACCAGAAGg AGAAGACCCACAACGCTGGTTGCATAAAGAAATTAGCTGGACTATAGATAGATTAAGACGTTTCTCTCCGATACCATTTAAGCAAGGCGTCCTGATTGAATTAGAACAACCTAACAAAACGAATGACGAATTGAATTCtactattacatttttatgcgttttacAAGACTTACAAAGAACGCTCAACTTTTTGCTTTATGTTACTG ATTTTTTATTACCACCGATTTGTGAAGAAGTCGAACTCAAAATATCAGAACATTGTACTTCTTTAAtgcatgaattattaaaaaattgcaaaaactACCAAGATAAAGATACTGTTAGGCATCTTGCTTTATTCTCTTCTGCCTTGTTAAAATATCAAGACCTCGAAATTCAACTGAAATTATCAAGCTTAATAGTGACTACTTCCGTCTTGGTAATATGCAATATGCAGTGGCTTCTTCCAGGCAACAAGGAGTTGCCACAGATAATAAGAGAACAAGCAATGAGCAATTTGATTGGAGTT GAACATTATAGCTCTTCAATAACTTTGAATTTCTTAGATGAAATAATAGGACAAGAGGAAAGGTGGGTTTTAGACTTTGTTTCTATGAGTGCTGCTGAAATAGTCATTACTTCCATACGGTCTCCATGGGAGGAACTGTTTTCAATTCCCTTACAAAATATGGTTTGCAAATCACAAGATAGCGAAAACGCATAG